A genomic window from Yoonia rosea includes:
- a CDS encoding TRAP transporter large permease — protein MLLWFLPLFLVLIMIGLPVVFALLASPFALIMLEGDTRNVVAGLYRNLYNGMDSFPLMALPFFMLAGEIMNRGGITLRLVEFAQAFMGHLRGGLAHVNILSSMLFAGLSGSAVADTSAIGSTMIPAMEKNGYTRKFAAAITAASSVIGPIIPPSGIMIIYAYVMGESVASLFLAGIVPGIMVGVGLMVMVRLMADRYDLPKAERIVTKNQTITPIEYWVSFALVRINLAGLLMALYAGLSGLVGLSSINEAGDKVHNLNLWIVFGLLLVAAHFMLMGYRKRVTHDFRMVCKKAIAPLQTPIIILGGILVGVFTPTEASAVAVAYALIVSFFVLRSMKLKDLGEVLTRSALATSAVLLLVGAAVAFKTVVSLSYAPQILSDYILSLSENPLMLLFLINILLFIVGMFLDAGPAIIILGPILGPIFVDLGVHPVHFAIIMSVNLTVGLATPPMGLVLFVASTVSGERVETIAKAILPFLAVEILVIFLITYIPAISMTVPYLAGFLGCGPEVGFSACISPPPGIN, from the coding sequence ATGCTGTTATGGTTCCTCCCTCTCTTCCTTGTGCTGATCATGATCGGCCTGCCAGTGGTCTTTGCATTGCTGGCCTCGCCTTTCGCACTGATCATGCTCGAAGGCGACACCCGCAATGTCGTCGCAGGGCTTTACCGCAACCTTTACAACGGCATGGACAGCTTTCCACTGATGGCACTGCCTTTCTTCATGCTGGCAGGCGAGATCATGAACCGTGGCGGCATTACCCTGCGGCTGGTGGAATTCGCGCAGGCCTTCATGGGCCATTTGCGCGGCGGTCTGGCCCATGTGAACATCCTGTCATCCATGCTGTTCGCGGGCCTTTCCGGTTCTGCCGTTGCAGATACCTCTGCCATCGGCTCCACCATGATCCCCGCGATGGAGAAGAACGGCTACACCCGCAAATTCGCCGCCGCGATCACCGCCGCATCCTCGGTTATCGGCCCGATCATCCCGCCATCGGGCATCATGATCATCTACGCCTATGTGATGGGCGAAAGCGTGGCCTCGCTCTTCCTTGCAGGTATCGTGCCGGGCATCATGGTGGGCGTCGGGTTGATGGTGATGGTCCGCCTGATGGCTGACCGCTATGACCTGCCCAAGGCAGAGCGGATCGTTACCAAGAACCAGACGATCACCCCGATTGAATACTGGGTCAGCTTTGCGCTCGTACGGATCAACCTCGCAGGTTTGCTGATGGCGCTTTACGCGGGGCTGTCCGGCCTCGTCGGTCTGTCTTCAATCAACGAAGCAGGCGACAAGGTGCACAACCTGAACCTCTGGATCGTCTTCGGCCTGCTGCTGGTTGCCGCCCATTTCATGCTGATGGGCTACCGCAAGCGCGTGACCCACGATTTCCGCATGGTCTGCAAGAAGGCCATCGCGCCGTTGCAAACCCCCATTATCATTCTGGGCGGCATCCTTGTGGGTGTTTTCACCCCGACCGAGGCCTCGGCAGTGGCGGTCGCCTATGCGCTGATCGTCAGCTTCTTTGTCTTGCGGTCCATGAAACTCAAAGACTTGGGCGAGGTGCTGACGCGCTCGGCACTCGCCACCTCGGCGGTGCTATTGCTGGTGGGCGCGGCGGTTGCCTTCAAGACTGTCGTATCGCTGTCATATGCCCCGCAGATCCTCAGCGACTATATCCTGTCGCTGTCAGAAAACCCGCTGATGCTATTGTTCCTGATCAACATCCTGCTCTTTATCGTCGGCATGTTCCTTGATGCGGGGCCTGCGATTATCATTCTGGGTCCAATCCTCGGGCCGATCTTCGTGGATCTTGGCGTGCACCCCGTGCACTTCGCGATCATCATGAGTGTGAACCTGACCGTGGGGCTGGCAACGCCACCCATGGGGCTTGTCTTATTCGTGGCCAGTACTGTGTCCGGTGAACGGGTTGAGACCATTGCCAAAGCGATCCTGCCATTTCTTGCGGTGGAAATTCTGGTGATCTTCCTGATCACCTATATCCCCGCCATTTCCATGACAGTGCCATACCTTGCCGGTTTCTTGGGTTGCGGCCCAGAGGTCGGGTTTAGCGCCTGCATTAGCCCACCACCGGGCATCAACTAA
- a CDS encoding TRAP transporter small permease: MSVLFGLLWPLERFNTVVLAIGKVIAVIALAIMVALILGQVFFRYVLSDAPNWTEEGARFGMLWMTGLMAPLAFRMGGFVSIDMLERALPRVVSGLLTLLILGIALWVLVIAWERGLNNHVQTLSGRGCSSSLRWPFGIEIGKCGAKFQNNYQYASLFVGVNLLILVNVELIIRQIIKLLGQGDRLTPLNADDFQGAD; encoded by the coding sequence ATGTCGGTCCTGTTTGGTCTTTTATGGCCGCTTGAACGGTTCAACACCGTGGTCCTTGCCATCGGCAAGGTCATCGCGGTGATCGCACTCGCCATCATGGTCGCGCTGATCCTGGGGCAGGTCTTCTTCCGCTATGTGCTCAGCGATGCCCCTAACTGGACGGAAGAAGGCGCGCGCTTCGGGATGCTTTGGATGACAGGGCTGATGGCGCCGCTTGCATTCCGCATGGGCGGCTTTGTGTCGATCGACATGCTTGAACGCGCCCTGCCCCGCGTTGTCTCCGGCCTGCTCACGCTGCTGATCCTCGGCATCGCCCTTTGGGTGCTTGTCATCGCGTGGGAACGTGGGCTGAACAACCATGTCCAGACGCTTTCAGGGCGCGGGTGTTCGTCCTCGCTGCGCTGGCCCTTCGGGATCGAGATCGGCAAATGCGGTGCCAAGTTCCAGAACAACTATCAATACGCGTCGCTCTTTGTGGGGGTGAACCTGCTGATCCTTGTGAATGTGGAACTGATCATCCGCCAGATCATCAAGCTCTTGGGCCAAGGCGACCGCCTCACACCGCTCAATGCCGATGACTTTCAGGGAGCCGACTGA
- a CDS encoding flavin reductase family protein: MDAGTIATFDPSTDSDSFRGALGTFVTGVTIITTDSPEGPVAIVANSFASVSLDPPLVLWSPAKSSKRFEHFAGSRRFAVHVMAADQRDICAAIIKSKTAIKDVPTHLSHCGMPIIEGALATFECNLEATYDAGDHVIVVGLVTKAHHRGGDPLVFHAGKYGEFSAT, translated from the coding sequence ATGGACGCAGGCACGATCGCCACATTCGACCCCAGCACCGACAGCGACAGCTTTCGCGGTGCCTTGGGCACCTTCGTCACCGGTGTGACCATCATCACCACCGATAGCCCTGAAGGACCTGTTGCTATCGTCGCCAACAGCTTTGCCAGCGTGTCGCTCGATCCGCCACTGGTGCTGTGGTCGCCTGCAAAATCATCCAAGCGCTTTGAACATTTCGCAGGCTCGCGCCGCTTTGCCGTCCATGTCATGGCGGCGGACCAGCGCGATATCTGTGCGGCCATCATCAAATCCAAGACCGCGATCAAAGACGTACCAACGCATCTGTCGCACTGCGGCATGCCGATCATCGAAGGCGCGCTGGCCACGTTCGAATGCAATCTCGAGGCCACATATGACGCTGGCGACCACGTGATTGTTGTGGGCCTTGTCACCAAGGCCCACCACCGTGGCGGCGATCCGCTCGTCTTTCACGCGGGAAAATACGGAGAGTTCAGCGCGACCTGA